A single Oncorhynchus mykiss isolate Arlee chromosome 22, USDA_OmykA_1.1, whole genome shotgun sequence DNA region contains:
- the plcd4b gene encoding 1-phosphatidylinositol 4,5-bisphosphate phosphodiesterase delta-4, giving the protein MDSPQSLFAKGDKDLQVMKAGAMLKKVKSKSWKKQRHFRLQEDGQTIWYKSRWAGTSHSTFSVADVEVVREGHQSEVLLSVAEEFPADLCFTLVFRGRRGNLDLVAESPSEAQAWIRGVSKLIQNAESMDDKERVDQWIWDWFQKADKNKDGRMNFKEVRTLLKMMNVDMNEEYALHLFTLADKSKSGCLENEEFVQFYKILTERKDMWRVFQDYSRDGQTLTLAELKDFLRQEQQEGERSWEHAQELIDRYEPSETAKKQGAMSIDGFQMYLVSPEGAIMDPQQLTLSQDMSRPLSHYFICSSHNTYLMEDQLRGQSSQEAYIQALKRGCRCVEVDCWDGPNGEPVVYHGHTFTSKILFRDVITTLGEYAFKASEFPVILSLENHCSVEQQRVMAQLLDTILGDMLLREPLDGLVHQELPSPHDLKGKILLKAKKIGGLEENETLTDEATDEISDEAEPESPSAENLSAEAICLHDKKSKFSRELSDLVVYCKSVHFHSFEYSRLHSKCYEMSSFSESKARKLAKDTGTEFVHHNSRQLSRVYPSGMRTDSSNYNPQELWNVGCQIVALNVQTAGLEMDLNDGLFRQNGCCGYVLKPDFMRNDDSFDPERPQDWDGYTSLQLSIQVISGQQLPKVNQKEGSIVDPLVRVEIYGVSQDQAKQETSYIDNNGFNPLWNETLNFIIHVPELALVRFVVEDYDKASRNDFMGQFTVPFTCIQPGYRHIHLLSKDGTAIPLSTLFVNVKISEVTTEV; this is encoded by the exons ATGGATTCTCCCCAAAGCTTGT TTGCCAAGGGTGACAAGGACCTCCAGGTGATGAAGGCGGGGGCCATGTTGAAGAAGGTCAAGTCCAAATCATGGAAGAAGCAGCGGCATTTCCGGCTACAGGAAGATGGCCAGACCATCTGGTATAAGTCCAGGTGGGCAGGAACAAGCCACTCCACCT TCTCTGTGGCTGATGTTGAGGTGGTGCGTGAAGGTCACCAGTCGGAGGTCTTGCTGAGCGTCGCTGAAGAGTTCCCCGCTGACCTCTGTTTCACCCTGGTGTTCCGTGGTCGCCGCGGCAACCTGGACCTGGTGGCGGAGTCACCTTCTGAGGCGCAGGCCTGGATCCGGGGTGTAAGCAAGCTGATACAGAATGCTGAGAGCATGGATGACAAGGAGAGGGTTGACCA ATGGATCTGGGACTGGTTTCAGAAGGCGGACAAAAACAAGGACGGACGGATGAACTTCAAGGAGGTGCGCACACTGCTGAAGATGATGAACGTGGACATGAATGAGGAGTATGCTCTTCACCTCTTCACG TTGGCAGATAAGTCTAAGTCAGGTTGTCTGGAGAACGAggagtttgtccagttctataaGATACTGACGGAAAGGAAGGACATGTGGCGGGTGTTCCAGGACTACTCCCGAGACGGACAGACATTAACCCTTGCTGAGCTGAAGGACTTTCTGAGGCAGGAGcaacaggagggggagaggagttgGGAGCATGCCCAGGAGCTGATTGACCGCTATGAGCCGTCAGAGACCG CCAAGAAACAGGGGGCCATGTCTATAGATGGCTTCCAGATGTACCTGGTCTCTCCAGAGGGCGCCATCATGGATCCCCAGCAGCTGACCCTGAGCCAGGACATGAGCCGGCCCCTCAGCCACTACTTCATCTGTTCCTCCCACAACACCTACTTGATGGAGGACCAGCTCCGAGGACAGAGCAGCCAGGAGGCCTACATCCA GGCTCTAAAGCGGGGCTGTCGTTGTGTTGAGGTGGATTGTTGGGACGGGCCGAATGGAGAGCCGGTTGTTTATCACGGCCACACCTTCACCTCCAAGATCCTCTTCAGAGATGTCATCACCACACTGGGAGAGTACGCCTTCAAG GCATCTGAGTTTCCTGTCATCCTGTCCCTGGAGAACCACTGCAGTGTGGAGCAGCAAAGGGTCATGGCCCAGCTCCTGGACACCATCCTGGGGGACATGCTGCTCAGGGAACCTCTGGATGGACTGGTTCACCAAGAGCTGCCCTCTCCCCAC GATCTGAAGGGAAAGATCCTGCTGAAAGCAAAGAAGATTGGCGGCCTAGAAGAAAATGAAACGCTGACCGATGAGGCCACTGACGAGATCAGCGATGAAGCTGAACCTGAGAGCCCGTCTGCAGAAAACCTGTCTGCAGAGGCCATTTGTCTCCATGATAAG AAATCCAAGTTCTCTAGGGAACTCTCGGATCTGGTGGTGTACTGCAAGAGTGTCCATTTTCACAGCTTTGAGTACTCTCGCTTACACTCCAAGTGCTACGAAATGTCCTCTTTCTCCGAGTCCAAGGCCAGGAAACTTGCAAAGGACACAG GGACGGAGTTTGTGCACCACAACAGCAGACAGCTTAGCAGAGTCTATCCCAGCGGCATGAGGACCGATTCCTCTAACTACAACCCACAGGAGCTGTGGAACGTGGGCTGTCAGATAG TGGCGCTGAACGTCCAGACGGCTGGGCTGGAGATGGATCTGAACGATGGGCTCTTCCGTCAGAATGGCTGCTGTGGCTACGTCCTCAAACCTGACTTCATGAGGAATGATGACTCTTTTGACCCAGAAAGACCCCAGGACTGGGATGGCTACACATCACTCCAACTGTCTATCCAG gtAATTAGTGGGCAGCAGCTACCAAAGGTGAACCAGAAAGAGGGCTCCATCGTTGACCCTCTGGTTAGAGTGGAGATCTACGGAGTATCACAAGACCAAGCCAAGCAAGAGACTAGTTACATTGACAACAATG GTTTTAACCCTCTATGGAACGAGACCCTCAATTTTATCATCCACGTCCCAGAGTTGGCCCTGGTGCGTTTTGTGGTGGAGGACTATGACAAGGCTTCCAGGAATGACTTCATGGGCCAGTTCACCGTGCCCTTCACCTGTATTCAGCCAG GATATCGGCATATCCACCTCCTGTCCAAAGACGGAACGGCTATCCCTCTGTCTACTCTGTTTGTCAATGTCAAGATCTCTGAGGTAACAACAGAAGTCTGA